One Cyanobacteria bacterium FACHB-DQ100 DNA segment encodes these proteins:
- a CDS encoding sugar transferase, which produces MIRSATCRHAQDPTPSIAEAYFPHVSTNSRIKRTIDILGALVGLLITGFVLLPIAISIQIDNPGRIFYSQIRCGIGGRPFRIWKFRSMVTNADRLQHLVQNEAMGNIFKSKDDPRVTRVGRFLRRTSLDELPQFWNVLRGEMSLVGTRPPTLDEVKRYELHHWKRLAVKPGITGEWQVNGRSEIKDFEDVVAMDLEYQRKWSVMYDLKLIVRTIAVVLNKHGAC; this is translated from the coding sequence CTGATTCGCTCCGCTACTTGTCGCCATGCTCAAGATCCCACACCTTCAATCGCAGAAGCTTACTTTCCTCATGTCTCTACAAACAGTAGGATCAAGCGCACGATCGATATCCTAGGTGCTTTAGTGGGATTACTGATTACGGGCTTTGTTTTGCTCCCGATCGCGATCTCCATCCAAATTGATAATCCTGGTCGGATCTTTTACAGCCAGATTCGCTGCGGAATCGGAGGTCGCCCGTTTCGCATCTGGAAGTTTCGCTCAATGGTGACTAACGCCGATCGCTTGCAGCATCTGGTTCAAAACGAAGCGATGGGCAATATTTTCAAGAGCAAAGACGATCCAAGAGTAACGCGGGTCGGTCGATTCCTCCGTCGCACCAGCTTAGATGAGTTGCCGCAGTTTTGGAATGTGTTGCGCGGCGAAATGAGTTTAGTTGGAACTCGTCCACCCACGTTGGATGAAGTCAAACGCTATGAATTACACCATTGGAAGCGCCTAGCCGTAAAGCCGGGAATTACCGGAGAATGGCAGGTCAATGGTCGATCGGAGATCAAAGATTTTGAAGACGTTGTGGCGATGGATTTGGAGTATCAGCGGAAATGGTCGGTGATGTATGACCTGAAGCTGATTGTGAGAACGATCGCCGTCGTGCTGAATAAACATGGGGCTTGCTGA
- a CDS encoding Crp/Fnr family transcriptional regulator, with protein MEDRYTLRDTSINTINASIRLAPFFQGLPDSAIEKAISHVALRNHPANQVILLENDWGSSVYFILSGWVKIRTYNLDGKEVTLNILGKGELFGEMAPLDEVPRSTDVITLAPTVIGNMPAQDFVQLLNSEPEAGIRLAQLMARRLRQVNRRLRLRESDSMSRVADILLFLADGQGKRGQNGTEIPNLPHRELSSLSGLARETVTRVLSKLEKKGLIVRDRDILCIPDAHALERLMI; from the coding sequence ATGGAAGACCGTTACACTCTCCGCGACACTTCGATCAATACGATTAACGCATCGATTCGCCTCGCGCCATTCTTTCAAGGATTGCCAGATAGCGCGATCGAGAAAGCGATTTCTCATGTCGCGCTGCGAAATCATCCCGCTAACCAAGTCATTTTGCTAGAGAATGACTGGGGAAGTTCGGTCTACTTCATTCTGAGCGGCTGGGTGAAGATTCGCACTTACAACCTCGATGGCAAAGAGGTGACGCTGAATATTTTGGGCAAGGGCGAGTTGTTTGGGGAGATGGCTCCGCTCGATGAGGTGCCGCGATCGACAGATGTGATTACGTTAGCTCCGACCGTCATCGGGAATATGCCGGCTCAAGATTTCGTGCAGTTGCTCAATTCTGAGCCAGAGGCGGGCATTCGATTAGCTCAGTTGATGGCGCGACGATTGCGGCAGGTGAATCGCCGATTAAGATTGCGTGAATCAGACAGTATGTCGCGAGTGGCGGATATTCTGCTGTTTTTGGCAGATGGACAAGGGAAGCGAGGACAGAACGGCACAGAAATTCCGAATTTGCCGCATCGGGAGTTAAGCAGTTTGAGCGGATTGGCGCGGGAAACGGTAACGCGAGTGTTGAGCAAGCTAGAGAAGAAGGGCTTGATTGTGCGAGATCGCGATATTTTGTGTATTCCTGATGCTCATGCCCTCGAACGCTTAATGATTTAG
- a CDS encoding ABC transporter ATP-binding protein has product MKQRSNYWQLLAYIRPQWRTIVYALICSVVFAVTWPVLAFMSEKMSRFVSEGRLTAIAETAGYVILIWGGQKLAQYGQETLIAKAALSIAMELRNRTFAHLQRLSLAYFESVQTGDLSYRLTEDVDRVGEVIQKLFSQFVPNALKLVVTLGTMLYFNWQLTFATLVVAPLLASLTAWFGEKMRKLSYRSQSRISDLSALLIEMLSGVRLVRAFAAEDYAIEQFRRASERNRQARYATERLRAIQYPVQGFLDALGILALLLVGSWQISQGNLTGSEFVAFVVAVAMLFEPIATVTLNYNEFKQAEASVDRVFELLHIRPSIAERADTQELSPVTGRIEFQNVSFAYRPDRPVLQDLNLRVLPGEMVALVGASGAGKTTLVNLIPRFYDPQQGDIWIDGTNIRDVSLKSLRHQIGIVPQETILFTGTIAQNIAFGQLDFDLEAVKAAAKIANADQFISQFPDGYQTWVGERGVNLSGGQRQRLAIARAVLLNPRILILDEATSALDSESEALVQEALERIMQGRTVFIIAHRLATVRRVDRILVMEKGRVVEAGTHKELIAEGGRYARFYAQQFS; this is encoded by the coding sequence TTGAAACAGCGTTCTAACTACTGGCAGCTTTTAGCTTACATTCGCCCTCAATGGCGCACGATCGTTTATGCCTTGATTTGCTCGGTCGTGTTTGCGGTGACTTGGCCCGTTTTGGCATTTATGTCTGAAAAGATGTCTCGGTTTGTCAGTGAGGGGCGACTGACTGCGATCGCAGAGACAGCCGGATACGTGATTTTGATTTGGGGCGGACAGAAATTAGCGCAATACGGACAGGAAACGCTGATTGCCAAAGCGGCACTGTCGATCGCGATGGAATTGAGAAATCGCACGTTTGCTCATTTGCAACGGTTAAGTCTGGCGTATTTTGAATCGGTGCAGACTGGGGATCTCTCGTACCGCCTGACTGAGGATGTCGATCGCGTCGGCGAAGTGATTCAAAAGCTGTTTAGTCAGTTCGTGCCGAATGCCTTGAAGCTGGTGGTGACGCTGGGCACAATGCTGTATTTCAATTGGCAACTGACCTTTGCGACGTTAGTTGTTGCTCCGCTGCTGGCTTCGCTCACAGCTTGGTTTGGCGAGAAGATGCGAAAGCTGTCCTATCGGAGTCAAAGCCGGATTTCGGATTTGTCGGCACTGCTGATCGAGATGCTCAGCGGAGTGCGGTTGGTGAGAGCATTTGCAGCAGAAGATTATGCGATCGAGCAGTTTCGCCGTGCCTCTGAACGCAATCGTCAAGCGAGATACGCAACAGAAAGGCTGAGAGCCATTCAGTATCCGGTACAGGGATTTTTAGATGCGTTGGGGATTTTGGCGCTCTTGCTGGTGGGAAGCTGGCAGATTTCGCAGGGCAATCTGACTGGAAGTGAGTTTGTCGCCTTTGTTGTTGCAGTTGCGATGTTGTTTGAGCCGATCGCAACGGTGACGCTGAACTACAACGAATTCAAGCAAGCCGAAGCTTCGGTCGATCGCGTGTTTGAACTGCTGCATATTCGACCGTCGATCGCGGAACGTGCCGATACTCAAGAGCTATCCCCCGTCACAGGCAGAATTGAATTTCAAAACGTTAGCTTTGCTTATCGACCCGATCGACCGGTATTGCAAGATTTAAATCTGCGTGTTCTCCCTGGAGAGATGGTTGCATTAGTGGGCGCGTCTGGTGCGGGAAAAACAACTCTGGTGAATTTGATTCCCCGCTTTTACGATCCGCAACAGGGTGATATTTGGATTGATGGCACAAATATCCGTGATGTGTCGCTCAAGAGCCTGCGCCATCAGATCGGAATTGTGCCTCAGGAAACGATCTTGTTTACAGGCACGATCGCGCAAAACATCGCTTTTGGACAACTCGATTTCGATCTTGAAGCCGTGAAAGCGGCAGCGAAGATTGCCAACGCGGATCAATTTATCAGTCAATTTCCCGACGGCTACCAGACTTGGGTGGGTGAACGTGGAGTTAATTTATCCGGCGGACAGCGGCAAAGGTTAGCGATCGCACGGGCTGTTCTGCTCAATCCGAGAATTTTGATCCTGGATGAAGCGACTTCTGCACTCGATTCAGAATCAGAAGCTTTGGTGCAAGAAGCGCTGGAGCGAATTATGCAGGGTCGGACGGTGTTTATTATTGCTCACCGATTGGCAACGGTTCGACGGGTTGATCGTATTCTCGTAATGGAAAAAGGGCGTGTGGTGGAAGCTGGAACGCACAAAGAACTGATTGCAGAAGGCGGACGCTATGCGCGATTTTACGCCCAGCAATTTAGTTAG
- a CDS encoding DedA family protein has protein sequence MVEWITSTMNSLGYLGIGFLMFMENLFPPIPSELIMPLAGFTVSQGKMNFQYAVLAGVVGTILGTLLWYYAGLWVGEKRVSELADHYGKWIGVTGNDIDKVNRWFYRHGTKAVLIGRLVPGIRTLISLPAGLSGMRLMPFLVYSTIGTTIWTFALTYAGYALGANYELVDEYLAPVSKIILGILVVAFIVWLMQRRKRSI, from the coding sequence CTGGTTGAATGGATTACCAGCACGATGAATTCCCTCGGCTATTTGGGAATTGGGTTTCTGATGTTTATGGAAAATCTGTTTCCGCCGATTCCCTCGGAGTTAATCATGCCGCTGGCTGGGTTTACCGTGTCGCAGGGCAAAATGAACTTTCAGTATGCGGTGCTGGCAGGTGTGGTGGGAACGATTTTAGGAACGCTGCTCTGGTATTATGCTGGGCTTTGGGTGGGTGAGAAGCGAGTGAGTGAGCTTGCCGATCACTACGGTAAGTGGATCGGGGTGACTGGTAACGATATTGATAAGGTCAACCGCTGGTTTTATCGACATGGAACGAAAGCCGTCTTAATCGGGCGACTGGTTCCAGGAATTCGGACGCTGATTTCGCTGCCTGCGGGGTTGAGCGGAATGCGATTGATGCCTTTTTTGGTGTACTCGACGATCGGCACCACAATTTGGACGTTTGCTCTGACTTATGCGGGGTACGCGCTGGGAGCGAATTATGAACTGGTAGACGAATATCTTGCCCCTGTTTCTAAGATTATTCTAGGAATTTTGGTTGTCGCATTCATCGTCTGGCTGATGCAGCGACGTAAGCGCTCGATTTAA
- a CDS encoding transposase — MSRLSDSDKSQIIELYRQSGETTLTLAERYGVSNTTISRILKSSLSAEEYDSLIQQKRSASRGGARSTTVAALTPCQAPENVQDSRGGARSTTVAEAPPVQGSLLEPEAPIPLEPEAVEPREAASKPAPPRRVRRANTNEASTSTPAEEAPELAQIEAIDLSPTVDSMADDEDDDEDLDDLDNLDEDLEDEDDDEPAILPSIQLSAAEFIRVLPIAEAAIPRTCYLVVDRAAELVARPLSEFAELGQIPSGEVEARTLPVFDNHRVAKRFSNIRTQRVIKIPDSRVLQKAAPYLQAKGITRLLIDGQVYAL; from the coding sequence ATGAGCAGACTGTCTGATTCTGATAAAAGCCAAATTATTGAACTGTATCGCCAATCGGGAGAAACAACTTTAACTCTCGCAGAGCGATACGGTGTCAGTAATACGACAATTAGCCGCATTTTGAAAAGCAGTTTGTCAGCAGAAGAGTATGACAGTCTGATTCAGCAAAAGCGCAGTGCTTCAAGGGGCGGAGCGCGATCGACAACAGTAGCCGCTCTTACGCCTTGCCAAGCGCCTGAGAATGTCCAAGATTCAAGGGGCGGAGCGCGATCGACAACGGTAGCCGAGGCGCCTCCAGTTCAAGGTAGCTTACTCGAACCAGAAGCACCAATTCCGCTAGAGCCAGAAGCGGTCGAACCTAGAGAAGCAGCCTCAAAGCCCGCACCGCCGCGCCGAGTACGACGAGCTAATACTAATGAAGCCTCGACTTCTACGCCCGCTGAGGAAGCGCCTGAGCTCGCTCAGATCGAAGCGATCGATCTCAGCCCAACCGTAGATAGTATGGCGGACGACGAGGACGATGATGAAGACCTCGACGATCTCGATAATCTAGATGAAGACCTCGAAGACGAAGATGATGACGAGCCTGCGATCCTGCCGTCGATTCAACTGAGTGCAGCAGAATTCATTCGGGTACTCCCAATTGCAGAAGCCGCAATTCCTCGGACTTGTTATCTCGTGGTCGATCGAGCTGCGGAGTTAGTGGCGCGTCCGCTCAGTGAGTTCGCGGAACTAGGTCAAATTCCGTCGGGAGAAGTCGAAGCAAGAACCTTACCTGTATTCGATAATCATCGAGTTGCGAAACGATTCTCTAACATTCGTACCCAGCGAGTGATTAAAATTCCAGATAGCCGGGTTTTACAGAAAGCTGCACCCTACCTACAAGCCAAGGGAATTACGCGATTGTTGATTGATGGGCAGGTTTACGCACTCTAG